A single genomic interval of Pomacea canaliculata isolate SZHN2017 linkage group LG5, ASM307304v1, whole genome shotgun sequence harbors:
- the LOC112563722 gene encoding LOW QUALITY PROTEIN: carbonic anhydrase 13-like (The sequence of the model RefSeq protein was modified relative to this genomic sequence to represent the inferred CDS: inserted 1 base in 1 codon): MDSNTWLLAVGTLFVAYTGAVSAASWSYSGDKGPQYWHELFPQACSGKYQSPIDIRPEETIYNPELRDFAIWFDPPKPDSRMTVLNNGHTVQVVTSGEFYVANGGLPYLYKTVQFHFHWGHEKHHGSEHFIDGKAYPLELHIVNYNTDLYEDIAHAVSEKQGLAVLGVLFEITEDDNPILQPLVDVMEQIHDPDNEMQVEFKPISLRSLLPKDISRYFRYNGXLTTPGCFESVIWTVFEQPQTISHKQMKAFREMLQNSPSHGHHKRSVSNGRILTRSQRQREQKALAVLDELGIASDSKLQERFRRELTEKKILAEITIDEENAKNIHHKTMDHVHDAQADADDDDDADHDDENNAGEEKEGELEGGHHKEKSELETEFIREQLVNNFRPVQPLNDRIVQRSFMLRTSQQSDEDNMNEELHARLKFYESTRGGASSSVIKSHLVLLACLFFFLI; this comes from the exons GTGCTGTCAGTGCTGCTTCCTGGTCATATTCAGGAGATAAAG GTCCACAGTACTGGCACGAACTGTTCCCACAAGCATGTTCTGGAAAATACCAGTCACCTATTGACATCCGTCCTGAGGAGACTATTTACAACCCTGAACTTCGAGACTTTGCAATCTGGTTTGATCCCCCCAAACCCGACTCCAGGATGACAGTCCTTAACAATGGGCACACAG TGCAAGTGGTCACTAGCGGAGAATTCTATGTTGCAAATGGTGGGCTTCCTTATTTGTACAAGACAGTACAATTCCACTTCCACTGGGGACACGAGAAACACCACGGCTCTGAGCACTTCATTGATGGAAAAGCCTACCCTCTGGAG CTGCATATTGTGAACTACAACACAGATTTGTATGAAGATATTGCCCATGCTGTGAGCGAAAAACAAGGCTTAGCTGTTCTGGGTGTTTTATTTGAG ATCACGGAGGATGACAATCCCATTCTGCAGCCTCTTGTCGATGTTATGGAACAGATTCATGATCCAG ATAATGAGATGCAAGTAGAGTTCAAGCCCATCAGTCTTCGCAGCCTTCTACCAAAGGACATCTCTCGCTACTTCCGTTACAATG TCCTTACAACACCTGGGTGTTTCGAAAGTGTCATCTGGACTGTATTTGAACAGCCACAGACCATATCACACAAACAG ATGAAGGCATTCCGTGAGATGCTTCAAAACAGTCCCAGCCATGGGCATCACAAACGTTCAGTTTCTAATGGCAGAATTCTCACCCGTTCACAGCGGCAACGCGAGCAAAAAGCATTGGCAGTGCTGGATGAGCTAGGCATAGCAAGCGATTCCAAGCTGCAAGAACGGTTCCGTCGTGAactgactgaaaagaaaatacttgCAGAGATCACCATCGATGAAGAGAATGCCAAGAACATTCATCACAAAACCATGGACCATGTGCATGATGCTCAAGCagatgcagatgatgatgatgatgctgatcatgatgatgaaaataatgctGGCGAGGAAAAGGAAGGTGAACTGGAGGGTGGTCATCACAAGGAGAAAAGTGAACTGGAGACGGAGTTTATACGTGAACAACTCGTGAACAACTTCCGACCAGTTCAGCCACTTAATGACCGAATTGTGCAGCGCAGTTTCATGCTTCGTACATCACAGCAGTCAGATGAGGACAATATGAATGAAGAACTCCACGCCAGGTTGAAATTTTATGAGTCAACAAGGGGAGGTGCTTCTAGCAGCGTTATTAAAAGTCACCTCGTTCTCCTAGCTTGcctgttcttcttcttgatcTGA